The Vitis riparia cultivar Riparia Gloire de Montpellier isolate 1030 chromosome 3, EGFV_Vit.rip_1.0, whole genome shotgun sequence genome includes a region encoding these proteins:
- the LOC117911681 gene encoding transcription factor PIF3-like, whose amino-acid sequence MEEQGGHENPLQLMSFSFGGSINDAYYVPKDDPSHHFTRGSGKNENPSNALYLSQWIHGQPTSHNYVKFREKSSTFPHKAPAKDIVDVILLPVGSLHAINGVSEIPSEVLYNSLENACGFKLVDPSLIMDAWKEKLSIPVLDNHHEASTSVAGFLCSSQNERASATDRRRRVRISERLKALQVLLPHSEGGKASVLDDIIDYIKHLQLQVKDLSQSRLGGQSTSDPFIFLKGYGHYILHDQMLKEPVEEMMGKLLEVNPSEATQLMRE is encoded by the exons ATGGAAGAACAAGGTGGGCATGAGAATCCTCTACAATtgatgtcattttcttttggtgGGAGTATCAATGATGCTTATTATGTACCAAAAGATGATCCTAGCCATCACTTTACCAGGGGGTCTGGAAAGAATGAGAACCCTTCGAATGCTCTGTATTTGTCTCAGTGGATTCATGGCCAACCAACATCTCACAATTATGTCAAATTTCGAGAAAAAAGTTCAACATTTCCCCATAAGGCTCCTGCAAAAGATATAGTGGACGTCATCCTTTTACCGGTTGGTAGCTTGCATGCTATAAACGGGGTCTCTGAGATTCCAAGTGAGGTTTTATATAACAGTTTGGAAAATGCATGTGGTTTTAAACTTGTTGATCCTTCCCTTATCATGGATGCTTGGAAGGAAAAATTGTCTATCCCTGTACTCGATAACCACCATGAAGCTTCAACAAGTGTGGCAGGATTTTTATGCTCTAGTCAAAATGAG AGGGCATCTGCAACTGATCGTCGTCGTAGAGTAAGAATCTCTGAAAGACTCAAAGCATTGCAAGTACTGCTCCCACATTCTGAGGGTGGTAAAGCATCTGTTCTTGATGATATCATTGACTATATCAAGCATTTGCAGTTACAAGTCAAGGATTTAAGTCAAAGTCGATTGGGTGGTCAATCAACTTCTGatccctttatttttcttaagggaTATGGGCACTACATTCTACATGATCAGATGCTGAAAGAACCAGTTGAAGAGATGATGGGAAAGTTACTGGAGGTGAATCCATCAGAAGCAACCCAATTAATGAGAGAATAG